From Arthrobacter sp. U41, a single genomic window includes:
- a CDS encoding Y-family DNA polymerase, producing the protein MRQLPQIAHVDVNCFYASAERAFNPALEGRPVIVLSNNDGCAVTRSPEAKALGIAMGEPWFKLAPRAKEWGLVALSSNYELYGDISARVMELLGRYSAWLEVYSIDEAFLGVKGTPDELLALGRTMKTAVRRNVGVPVCVGIGPTKTISKLANKWAKNNSAFSGVCHWDSVPAAEREGLMRRLSVIEVWGVATRLTKRLNALGIHSVLDLSRADPVMIRDRFSVVMMRTVLELQGTPCIPMEEERIGRDQLIFSRSFATPITTADGIRQVMSVYGQQASARLARHGLQAKVLTAFAGTSYFNPKDTSYPSVSVTLPMPTADPVILTKAAYALLPRIVEGIRYARAGIMVTDLRLSGNQAPLALFENPHEERHLGSLLEDVIRRYGRGFIGLGHAGIRSGPEWTMKRDMLSPRYTTHWDELPLVKAA; encoded by the coding sequence ATGCGGCAGCTGCCGCAGATCGCGCACGTGGACGTGAACTGCTTCTACGCCTCGGCCGAGCGGGCCTTCAACCCCGCCCTGGAGGGCCGGCCCGTCATCGTCCTCTCCAACAACGACGGCTGCGCCGTCACCCGCTCCCCCGAAGCCAAAGCCCTGGGCATCGCCATGGGCGAGCCGTGGTTCAAACTCGCACCCCGCGCCAAGGAATGGGGACTCGTCGCCCTCTCGAGTAACTACGAGCTTTACGGGGACATCAGCGCCAGGGTCATGGAGCTGTTGGGCCGGTACTCGGCCTGGCTGGAGGTCTACAGCATCGACGAGGCTTTCCTCGGCGTCAAAGGCACCCCCGACGAACTCCTCGCCCTCGGACGGACGATGAAGACAGCCGTGCGGCGCAACGTCGGCGTGCCCGTCTGCGTCGGCATCGGACCCACGAAGACGATTTCGAAGCTGGCGAACAAATGGGCGAAGAACAACTCTGCGTTCTCCGGGGTCTGCCACTGGGACTCCGTCCCCGCCGCCGAGAGAGAAGGGCTGATGCGGCGTCTGTCCGTCATTGAGGTCTGGGGTGTCGCCACCCGGTTGACCAAACGCCTCAACGCCCTCGGCATCCACTCCGTTCTGGACTTGTCCCGGGCGGACCCGGTGATGATCCGGGACCGCTTCTCCGTGGTCATGATGCGCACCGTCCTGGAACTGCAGGGAACCCCCTGCATCCCGATGGAGGAAGAACGGATCGGCCGGGACCAGCTCATCTTCTCCCGCTCCTTCGCCACCCCCATCACCACCGCCGACGGGATCCGGCAGGTCATGAGCGTCTACGGCCAGCAGGCCTCGGCACGGCTGGCCAGACACGGACTCCAAGCCAAAGTCCTCACCGCATTCGCCGGGACCTCCTACTTCAACCCGAAAGACACCTCCTACCCCTCCGTCAGTGTGACCCTGCCGATGCCGACCGCCGACCCGGTGATCCTCACCAAAGCAGCCTACGCGCTCCTTCCCCGCATCGTGGAGGGCATCCGGTACGCCAGGGCTGGGATCATGGTCACCGACCTGCGCCTCAGCGGCAACCAGGCACCCCTGGCCCTGTTCGAAAACCCGCACGAGGAACGCCACCTCGGTTCACTTCTCGAAGATGTCATCCGCCGGTACGGGCGCGGCTTCATCGGCCTGGGCCATGCCGGTATCCGCAGCGGCCCGGAATGGACCATGAAGCGGGACATGCTCTCCCCCCGCTACACCACCCACTGGGACGAACTCCCCCTCGTCAAAGCCGCCTAA